A window of Rhipicephalus microplus isolate Deutch F79 chromosome X, USDA_Rmic, whole genome shotgun sequence genomic DNA:
ttcagcttaagttctctgccatttacggcacactgtccatattttatttttccaatatttatttttgtcctttctctctaattttctgccaccaatactctaaccgtctcttacttatttcaatcgcggatgtgttcagctttccattgttgtccctaaaacccaaggcttcctgtaggctcgtgcccaaacgtacacctgggtggatatctccacattcaatcagaacatgctccgccgtttccttatctttcccgcagcatgtgcattgttcttcttctttactgaatcttgctttataactacgcgttctaaggcaacccgatctcgcttcaaacagtaaagcgcttccccttgaattatcgtaaaatgcctccctccttatttcatttttgccctttcggtagttactcaaagccggtttttttctccatagctgccatccagtaaatcctctccgcctccctgacttttcccttaacgctctttgttgacatatggcttacaataccagccgtatatttactagtgagtcttctagttctttttctccactgtgtgtccacgctcttcctatacaaataacggaacaccttctctgcccatctactctccttcatatttcttagcctttcttcgaaccttatttcgctctgcgcttccctcgcctcaaaacctgcccaccccatatcgccctttacagcctcgtttgtcgtcttcccctgagcacccaacgcgaggcgtcccacagtcctttgatttacatccattcccgattgcacctctgccctcatgcacaccactgagttcccaaaagtaagccctggaaccattacacccttccacagacctcgaagcacctcatacctattgtatccccacaacgctctgtgcttcattattgccgcattcctctttccttttgctgccgaggctttttcctgtacctccatgtatctatcactctcatttacccatactccaaggtacttgtattcacttaccctcggtatttcttggccttgtatggacaccgtctgatcacagggatcattgaataccatcaatccacacttcgttacactgaatcctagtccaagagcttcaccttcccttccgcatatattcgccagctgctgtatatcatctcgactgtccgcaaataagacgatatcgtccgcataaaataaacctggaagcttctgctcaatcatcatgccgccctgtttgtgtgacagattaaaaccaatgttgctaccttctagcgctttttccatactcaccatgtacagcatgaataacagcggggacaaaggacatccctgtctcagacccctgctaacctcaacgttctctttgctacgcattccttcccactctatgcaaactgtattttctcggtatatctccctcaaaagctgtatacagtcgtcgcccatgcccattcctttcaatatatcccacaaaatttcctgattaacgttgtcgtatgccccagtgatgtctagaaaagccacgtacaagggcctattctctattttagatatttctatacactgagtgagaacaaacaggttatcgtctaaccgcctgtcgactcgaaatccgttctgaagttctcccaaaatatcgttatgttcggcccatgtttctattttcatttttactgcttgcatcgccaacctgtatagtaccgatgtaatggttagtggtctatacgagcgaatcttgtccttttctcccttgcctttatagattaagttcattctactttgtcgccaactgtccggtatttgtccgtcctttaagcttttttctactgcttttaacaatgcttctttagtgttatgtcctagttcgttaatgaggctaacgggaatcccatctaaacccgcggcagtgcgctttggaatttttccttcggcctttttccagttgaaattatcaagtactagcttttcctctgttgctttctccgccacacttttactcaccggggagatcccctggacgctcttttgaaacgaatcggctgttaccttttggatgtaacctagcgcttcgtacccttccaattgatttcctccttcatctagaatatgttgttgcgttgtgacaggcttcctacctagcgcctttatgtggctccaaaaaatcctaggcgcggcctcctttttttcgtgtatctctgtcatccagcgttcactttcacctttaatttttgcctctaccaatttctgtacaagggattttttctctaaatatatttcccatatttttttgacttcgtcctgcggccgcttctccttttttgcctttctatgctcccgtgatgcttcgcgtcgcttctcgatcgcctcccggatttccttgttccaccaactttttggcttcctttttcctttccagcaaactgttttcttctctttccctatctccttcgtcattagatgtaacagctcactatactcccagtccttgcctggtatttcgcctacttcttcctcgactcttgcggctatatttattatttgtttgtcatttaaatacgagctgccagactttgattccatgctcatattttcagtttcgtatcccatttgtaatgttattcgtttatgatcactacccaagctgttaatgccttcctcgtctatcctcatttctgtcagtttgtggtaaattccttcagtcatgagacaataatcaatacttgattgcttgtttccgacttcccatgtgatctggccgtcacatttaggccccgtgttaactatctccagactatgttactcgcaaagatctagtaataacttcccattggtgtctgaatatccgtcaaggtcatgtatgtgggcattcatgtcccctagaaggatgatttcggccccattaccaaattccttaatatccgcactcatgcaatccactatctcctgattcttttctctgcagttattccctgtccacaagtaggctacccctagccacgtttcctttccacctactgtgcccagaacccagaggtgctctgaacacgtctgtttcactctaacccatttggctccgcggtgaattagcattcctactcccccacctttcctttccgatatggtcctgttacacccttcccaaacataatttttaatatgtggtggctcttccaagtctctaaggtgtgtttctgtaaccgcatacacgcctatctgttctttgtttaactgctcctcaatctctaaccattttgccttctttctgccaccctgcatgtttatgtaactaattgcaacacgcgcctttttcctttttcttttaccttttttctggtttttcgcaattctacctgtcaaagcgtcctcctggttgttttccctgttacgagctaccccggactccgaagggcccgtgagccccccaaaaaagctactgcgcgtcctgccagtcgccagcccacctcgtgtccaagcctcttatcgaaatgaatcttgtctctttggaatccaccccacctgtgctcttccctgtttaaatccactacctcgaaacccttctctcgactaattcgccatatctctttgtttgcgtcgacaaccgctctttgcaggctgacgttgcgtactggtacttccggtactgtgcatactacaatttgcacctggggggacacggtgcgcatgtcatccacccctttcgccaaggtcgtcgctagtcctgacgattcttttttcaggacgtcatttaaccctcccgcaattacaacgaggttacgattgttagctttagctgcgagttgttcacccgcttcactcattactgtccccagcgtttgtcctgggaacgtccctatcgcaactctcttgtcgcctttcaccctttctttgattgccgctgcgcatcggactaaatttgagtcaccggcgatgatgacctgttcagacattccttctgaaacctgcacctggctgctgactaggtgactagcgtgagtcacggctgctggtttgctccctccctccctcaaaactacttcccggaaGCTGgaccctgtggccaatgtatctgcctttgtcatgcctgtttccttcatctcccccgcacggggggtcgtcgccataatgcttccgccgtcacctgcgtcttcgttccctttcacgaccttcgataggcccttctcggctgcccggagcctttcttccatggctgacgttttctctcgctccttcgccaatgcattctccagctctgcgattttctccatgagcccactctggaccgccatcatatttttcattttctcctcgaactcgcactgtctacacttggcgtcatcttctgctttctcctccgcactaatttccaccttccaccctaccccgcactctgaacactttacggtctttttgaccatggctagctcagtttaccgatgcccacgtgttagaaaactgtactaaaatacactggtctaagccaaaaagaaccacaataataaataaatacgctacacttcacagcacctgcgcatgcacgtggtcggtctacgcgcaggcctcagccacgtggtggctggagaaaaaaaagacacagtacaagatactaaaaaaaaaaaaaaacgtacaccgtactagacctaatcaagctttacgctagcgccttacgttctcataacgctacatacagaggcaagctggaaacatgcaaaaacacttatctgtagctgtcattccggagctctccaaaaacacgtccgacctctacaCGTCTGGCTGGACGGGCAGACGTGTGACGCTCTCGATGGCAGCGCCCCTGCTGTCCGTGTAATAAACTCGGTGGTGCtaagaatctgcagcatgacgcactagcctttgtgaaggtatcgcaaatgccattttgtttgtccactttcgcgGTGTTTGTTTGTGACTAGGCGTGCGCGCTTGGTATTGTTGTGTAGCCGGAGTTCGACTGCGCGTGAGTGTGTGCACTGTAATCCTGCACGTTTCGGGATGCCGACCTGCTGTGCCAGCGGTTGCAAAAGCAGGTACAGCAGAGGAAAGAAGCTATTTTCGCTTCCGCGAGGAAAAGACAATGCCGCTCGGCAAGAAGTGTGGCTCCAGCGTATCGGAAGGACTGACTTGGCCCCTGTATCGTCGCggctttgtgaggtgagtaccggcGAGCTAAACTCTATCCTTCCACTTGTATTCGTGTTTACAGTGTTGCGGTACTGTCAAGCTTGAGCATCACACAAAGAGAGTAACCGCGTCGATGGTTAACGTGCATGCCAGTTCAAACGCGTGCCGCGTTTAGTGCCGTGTAAACGTTGCGTCTCTGGCTCGATTCATGccgaccgcggcggctgcattttcgattgaggcggaaatgtagggGCCTTTGTACTTAGCATTATATGCACGTTATTgaataccaggtggtcgaaatttccgtagccctccaaaagagcgtccctcataatcaaattgtggttttggaacgttacacgccagatattattattattactcgtTTGATCCAGAAATAATCGTCGactatgtaacaaagtaaatgTAATGGATACATTCAAGTTGTAAACTAAACTTTGTTTATTGGCCGACGTATAGTTAAATGACTCCCGCGTGTATGTGTGTAAGGACTTTATGTATAAAGGCGTGCGCAGCGACCTGAGTGTCGCATCATTTCGTTTAAGCATGTGCTCCAGCGCGCTCAGTATTCAGAAGCTTTGTGGTTGAAATAAGGACACGCAAAGCTAAATGGTGCGTATTTGTACATACTGTACGCACCGTGTGCTAGTCTGGTGGGAAGAAAATGTGGCAAACAGTGCGTAGTCGTGTATGTGTTGACACTAAAGGTTATTTTAGTTTCTTTTAGAGCGTGCTGTTTCATTGTGTAACAGTAGCCACGAATATTTCCTTACCTAGGACCACTTCACTGCGGACCGATTCGAGCCGATACTGCTGCGCAAGTTTGGTACTGAAAAGTTGAAGAGAGACGCGGCGCCTACGATCTTCAGTCAAGAGCATTTGCAAACGTCAGGTAAGCCAATCGCGTTAGAAAACTGGAGAATGTTTAGTCCGTCTTCATTGTTTTCTGAATCACCCATAATTACTTCTCAGCCTTTCACTAACCTGAAACATGTCGTCTTGCTTATAGGTGTTGTGCACTGTTTTTGTATAGCTACTGGCTTTTCTTTGGTATaattaatgcatttttttttcattctccagAATGCAATGATTCAGCCCGCTCATCTTGTGGCCTTAATCTACTACTAACAGCAGCTGCTCTTGTTGATGGTGAGTTGACGGTTAAACACATCTCACGCCTTTTCCCTCTTCGTTATGAATAATACATGTTTGGATTATGCAGAAGCCAAAGAGACACACAACCCATCAGCTACGAATGTGCTTCTGACACCAGCTGCTGTTAATGGTGAGTTCTTATCGCATTTATTACTTATCGTAATTACAAACGTGCTTTATGCCTTCATTGATGTTTTATAATTTGCACGCTATGGAGCCAACAGTGATGCCACTCAAGCAGGGTTAGGTTATTCACAAGGTAACGTAGCTAACACACATGCTGCATGTAGTCGAAGCATTGTAACAGCTTGTAACTTGTATCCATTCGTTTATATATTTTACAATCATGTCTGTAGAGGTGTGCTGCAGATCCACAACAATTTGCTCCGAAGTATGGTGTTCAGCACATTGCAAGCATTGAAAGCATTGTCGCTTGGGTTTTGGCATGCATTCTCATTACTGAAAATTGTAATGCGCCTGTGCGTATTGTAAATGCTTCAAGTAGTGTTGATGCTTGTTTGCCAAAATGCGATGTAACAGAGCTGATGGTCTTCTTCAATTTGTCTTTATCTTTTTAGGTCACACTGCCACTGATTCACCACCATCGGATTTTCCAGAAGGTAATGACAGTGACATGTTGCTTTGAAATTTCACATAATTTATTGTTGATCTCATGTTGTAGATGCACCTTCAAGTTCCTAGAGTGCCGCACTGCCAGCTTGTTCAGCAGGTGAGTGCTACTTTTCATGATTTGTATAGGCATGTGTCTGCCAGATGGTTTTGTTGGTTCCAACTATCATATGTGCGCAGGTGTGGAAACCACCCATGAATCGAGCTGCCAGCCATTTCAAGCTTTGACGGTGCCTGTTGAGTGTGAGTGAAATTTCTATTCAATATTATATACATTTTTTAAATTTAGTCACGGGCCATCCCTCATTGCCTGTGCTGCAACTGTGCTAATTTAGAGCTTTGGTGACTGTACCGGTCTTCAGTACTACTAAATAAGATTATCCGTCATTTACAGCTCAGCAGAACTTTTGTGCTGCCTGTGGAGGATTTCTGTCTGCTGAGAGCATAGCTGATGTCACCGGTAAGTGTTCAGTGCTACTGTTCTGGCACACTATGCATTATACACTTGAGTTTGACACATCGCCGCCTACAGAAAATTACGTGCACGCTCATAACAAATTGATATATTGGTGCATTTAATAGTGCGGATGCGCTCCAAGTACTGGTgccctgttttgtttcttttgctcGTATGCTCATTCTTTTAAAGCGAGAGTAGTCGCACACAATGTAAGTTTATTGGAGGAACATGTAAGCTGCGTTTTGTGTACAGTAATGCATAGCACACTGCTGCACACTGCGCAAGATCATCACACTATCACTTGTGACACGCAATCAGCTGCCGTGTTGTAGCAACTCTGTCAAAAAAAGCTACAACAGTGGAACCATGGCACTCTCCCCACTTTGTTTGAAATAGCCACCGCCATTGATAACCCTACGTCATAACCGAGAGTACGTGCCATATATTCATGTCTTTACTCATTACTAACTATTGGCATAGCTAGGAGGTGGTACACCGGGCACTTGCGTCTCCCAAAATGTCTTTCTGCCTTCACACGCAAAGTACAAAGTGAGACGTGACCACACTTGACTTTCCTGCCCCTATTTCGGATCAAGGACACGCCCCCACCAAAAAAATAGTTCAGCTGCATGCATTGTGGGTTTTGCGCAGCTCCATTTGTCCCTCTTCATTGAGCAACAGTGTCAGCTTATGCTGTTTGTTAAAACCACTGTTGTGTTCTCAAAAAGTTACGCTTACACTTTTCTGCTGAATATTATGAAGTGccactgattttttttgtttctttaaatcCTTATGGTTCTCCCTCACATGCTAGTCTGGGTTAAATAGTAAAATTTTCAAACTCTTGTCACTTCCTGCTCAATCTGTGCTTTGCAGGCTCCAGTTCCAAGTAGTTGGGATGCTGATCAAGCAGTAGTAGCTGCCCTTCACAAAAGAAAATCTACATTGGAAGAGTGCTTGAACAACATGAAGCGGAAAGTTGCTACACTGCAACAACAGAAAAGCAGAGCAAACCGTAGAAACCATGAACTCACGCGAAACATCAAGAAGTACCTGTCACCAGATCTACTGCAAGGCATGTAGACTTCTTTGCAGCAGCAGTTACGGCTCTACGTATCGGCATCTATTCTAAAGGTTTTTCAACGCTTCCGCAGGCTTTTGGACGATTCCGAAGAAATCAAGTGTGCTGTTGGACGAGGACGGTTGCCACGGATTCGGTGGTCCTGTGCTACCAACCATTTCAGCTTTTCGACACCTGCTTCACCACCTGACTGAGCCATCTGTGTTGGGGCATTCTACACGAATATCAGCGTCGGCTATCCTTGGTGGATAAGGAATCATCTGCGTGGATCTACAGCGCCGATCACCTGCTCGTGTTCCGGCATAAAGCGGAGGCCCGTCTCACCCAGCGTCACTTTGCAGTAGCAGTTACGGCTCTATGTATCGGCATTTATTCTAAAGGTTTTTCAACGCTTCCGCAGGCTTTTGGACGATTCCGAAGAAATCAAGTGTGCTGTTGGACGACGGTTGCCACGGATTCGGTGGTCCTGTGCTACCGACCATTTCAGCTTTTCGACGACTGCTTCACCACCTGACTGAGCCATCTGTGTTCGTGCATTCTACACGAATATCAGCGTCGGCTATCCTTGGTGGATAAGAGATCATCTGCGTGGATCGACTGCGCTGATCACCTGCTCGTGTTCCGGCATAAAGCGGAGGCCCGTCTCACCCAGCGTCACTTTGCAGCAGCAGTTACGGCTCTACGTATCGGCATTTATTCTAAAAGTTTTTCAACGCTTCCGCAGGTCAGTGGCCTTCTTGTTGTTTTGGGCATCGTGCGTTGCCGtgactgctgctgtgagtgaTTTAGTTCTGCAATTACTACCGCACTGTACAATCTTGCTCATTGTTTTGATTACCTACAAACATGCCCTCAAATGTCGAGTTGGCGAAGCACATTGAACAGCTTGAGGCCTGGACTGAGAATAAACTGGGAGAAATAGCCTCTAAACTAATTGAAGAATGCAAACTTAAACTTCTGGCACTAATACCAGAGACGTCAAAGTTGAAGGCTAAAGTACAGAGCCTCGTGTCAGGCGTATGGTCTCAATGCGCTTGTTGAGGAGCTACGCTCCGAGAACGCCACGTTAGTTGCCTCTAATaagtctctaaagaaacaaaatgaaacTTTAACCAACCGTGTGTCAGAACTGGAACAATACTCAAGGCTTAACAACGTAGAACTAAAGGGAATTCCGTGCTCTCAAGGGGAAGATTGCACAGCCATAGTAAAAGCTGTGGCAACTAAAATCAACTGCACTATTCTTGATTCTGACATCGACCTCATTCATCGCGTCCCCACTAAGAATGACTAAAAAAAACATTATCGCGCGCTTCTGTTCTCCCGATAAGAAGCAAGAATTTTTAAGCAAGGCTCGCAAGGCCAAGCTGCACACGAATGATCTCAGATTTCCAGGCCCTCATCATTATCCTCTGTATGTAAATGACCATCTCACCCTAGAAAACAAAAGGTTGTTCGCGAAAGCTCTTTCCCTCAAGAGAGAGAAGGGTTGGGCGTTTTTTTGGACGGATAATTGCCATATTAAGGCGAGGCAATCAAACGAAAGTAGGGTGTATCGGATTCGCACTGAAGCTGACCTTTCTATCTTTCGATAGATCTGGTCACTTATCTATCTAGGAAACACTGCGCGTCATCATGTCGTCTTATTTTAGTATCAATAACTTAGATTCCTTCTTGAATAACTCTGCCATATCAGGAATTCACACTAACGCGCGTAGTCTAAGAAAAAATCATGATGAAATAAACGCTCTTTTGTATTCTTTCAAAAGTTCCTTTTCCCTCGTCTGCATCTCGTAAATATGGCTTACACTAGAGGATCAAAACTTGTTTGGCTTACAAGGTTACTTGTCAGAATACTGCAATCGCACATCAAGTAGCCATGGTGGCACAGCCATCTTTATTTCACCTACTTTGCCCTATAAACGCAGATCTGACCTTCATATTGTCGTCGATAGCTGCGAATCTGTTTGGATAGAACTAGACAAGCCTTCATCCACTGGTAAACTTATCATTGAAACTATCTATCGGTCGCCTTCATCGTCAATTTCAGAGTTCTTTTCAAGTCTCTATGCTGTCCTTGAAACATTATCATGTGAACGTAAAAATGTTGTTATTGTGGGTGACTTAAACATTGACTTACTTGAACATACTTCCAATCGCATTGAATATGCAAATTGTTACCAAGGTTTTGGTTACGAGTCCTTAATCACACTTCCAACTAGATGCATTTCTGGCCGCAGTAGCACACTCATTGACCATGTTCTGTCTAACTTCCTTTCACCTTAACACAGGGGTGTTCTTAAAGTAAATATTACTGACCATTACCTTGTTTTCTTCTCATGTAAAAAATTCAAGCATAATCGCAATTTAAGGTTTTCTAAATCAATTCTAAACAAAGAAGAGTATGTGAACCGCGTAACAAATGTCGACTGGTCTTTCATTGAAACATGCTCTGATGCCAACTTAGCTTTTGATTTTCTTTCGTCTCGCATACGCAAATGCATTCACGATAGCGTCACGGTAGTAAAATGTAAAAGAATATACTCAGCACCCCATTATCCCTGGACCTGGATAACGAACAGTCTATTGACATGCatgcataaaaaagaaaaccTCTACAACAAAGTGAAACGCCGTCCTCTCAATATGAATCTATAACATCGTTACACCCTCTATTTTAATACTCTC
This region includes:
- the LOC142776660 gene encoding THAP domain-containing protein 1-like, with the translated sequence MPTCCASGCKSRYSRGKKLFSLPRGKDNAARQEVWLQRIGRTDLAPVSSRLCEDHFTADRFEPILLRKFGTEKLKRDAAPTIFSQEHLQTSECNDSARSSCGLNLLLTAAALVDEAKETHNPSATNVLLTPAAVNGHTATDSPPSDFPEDAPSSS